The following proteins come from a genomic window of Methanothermobacter sp.:
- a CDS encoding zinc metalloprotease HtpX — protein sequence MKRINTWKLKLRMFLATIFLFAIIYLILILIGSIIGLGGPIFYTLLGLGIILLQYLISPSIVEATMRVKYVSPQEAPRLHAMVEELAMKAGIPKPRVGIADIEIPNAFAFGRTKSDGRVCVTSGILNLLDDEELKAVLGHEISHIRHNDMIVMTLISAIPLICYYIYISSIFSRDRDMSLIGLLAFVAYLIGQLIVLFISRVREYYADYGSVEIGGQPHKLASALYKLVYGSAVSKEDEIREVEGLKAFFVNDVSRATAEIEDLRQVDLDMNGTISEGELQQIKYRDVKIGVAARIMELLSTHPNMLKRIKRLSELT from the coding sequence ATGAAAAGAATAAACACTTGGAAACTGAAACTTAGAATGTTCCTAGCCACAATATTCCTATTCGCCATAATCTATCTTATACTAATATTGATAGGGTCCATCATAGGATTAGGAGGCCCAATATTCTACACACTACTCGGCCTTGGCATCATACTACTACAATATCTTATTTCACCAAGTATAGTTGAGGCCACAATGCGCGTAAAATATGTTTCACCCCAAGAGGCCCCGAGACTGCATGCGATGGTGGAAGAACTCGCGATGAAAGCAGGCATACCCAAACCAAGGGTTGGAATAGCTGATATAGAAATACCAAATGCCTTTGCATTCGGAAGAACGAAATCCGATGGGCGAGTTTGCGTGACAAGCGGGATATTAAATCTTTTGGATGATGAAGAGCTTAAGGCAGTGTTAGGACATGAAATATCCCATATAAGGCACAATGACATGATAGTCATGACCCTTATAAGCGCAATACCCCTAATATGCTACTACATCTACATAAGTTCAATATTCAGCAGAGACAGGGACATGAGCCTAATAGGACTCTTAGCCTTTGTAGCTTACCTCATCGGACAACTGATAGTCTTATTCATTTCAAGGGTCCGGGAATACTACGCAGATTATGGTAGTGTTGAGATAGGGGGCCAGCCACACAAACTGGCAAGTGCACTCTACAAGCTCGTATACGGATCGGCAGTTTCAAAAGAGGATGAAATAAGAGAAGTTGAAGGTTTAAAGGCCTTTTTTGTGAATGATGTTTCTCGTGCAACCGCTGAGATAGAGGATCTGCGTCAAGTAGACCTTGATATGAACGGGACCATAAGTGAAGGGGAACTACAACAGATAAAATACAGGGATGTGAAGATAGGTGTCGCTGCTAGGATAATGGAATTGCTTTCAACACACCCCAACATGTTAAAGAGGATAAAGAGACTATCAGAGCTTACATAA
- a CDS encoding histidinol phosphate phosphatase domain-containing protein, whose translation MKRIDLHTHSLLSDGELLPSEIARRACVLGHKAVAITDHIDASNINTIEYLIDAVSDVNENWNIQVIPGAEITHAPIEIIDKLASKARQLGAEIIVVHGETLVEPVISGTNRAALESPEVDILAHPGLIGYEEAEMAKDNNIALEITARSGHCLANGHVASVAMEVGAPLVINTDTHHPNDLIDYNMAYQIGLGAGLPEKELKKILEDNPQSILKKNRIKV comes from the coding sequence ATGAAAAGGATAGATTTGCACACCCATAGTCTATTAAGCGATGGTGAACTTCTACCATCAGAGATTGCAAGGCGCGCCTGCGTACTAGGACACAAGGCAGTTGCCATAACAGATCATATAGACGCATCTAACATAAATACTATAGAGTATCTCATAGATGCTGTCTCTGATGTGAATGAAAACTGGAATATCCAAGTAATCCCAGGGGCTGAGATTACACATGCACCTATAGAGATAATAGACAAACTCGCGTCAAAGGCTAGACAATTAGGGGCTGAGATTATAGTAGTTCATGGTGAGACACTAGTCGAACCCGTTATAAGTGGAACAAACCGCGCAGCCCTAGAATCTCCCGAAGTTGACATACTAGCCCACCCCGGCCTTATAGGCTATGAAGAGGCTGAAATGGCCAAAGATAATAATATAGCCTTAGAGATAACTGCAAGGAGTGGGCATTGCCTAGCTAATGGCCATGTTGCATCTGTTGCAATGGAAGTAGGGGCTCCCCTTGTGATAAACACTGACACTCACCATCCAAATGATCTTATAGACTATAACATGGCATACCAGATAGGTCTTGGCGCCGGACTCCCAGAAAAAGAACTTAAAAAAATCCTAGAAGATAACCCCCAGAGTATACTCAAAAAGAATAGAATAAAAGTTTAA
- a CDS encoding pantoate kinase, whose protein sequence is MKTRIFVPSHITGFFQIVEHENPLFTGSRGAGVVIDKGVITTVRSSRSDKIQVRVDGDYDPSNITFKVIELLREKSQIIEGLMIHYNFEVPMGCGFGASAACALGTVLGIARMLEIPITFNEAASIAHRAEVELKTGLGDVMGESVGGIVLRLKEGAPGYGLTDRIIHEPLYVVCKAFGELDTTMILKDPKKKRMINLIGSGMLPKLLKDPKPENFMRLSYEFAEKTKLLTSNVKESLEIVKEEVIGASMAMLGDTIFALSKHPDTSLSDPIIAKVDPKGARFLK, encoded by the coding sequence ATGAAGACTAGGATTTTTGTCCCATCACATATAACAGGCTTTTTTCAGATAGTGGAGCATGAAAATCCTCTTTTTACAGGGTCAAGGGGTGCTGGTGTTGTCATAGACAAGGGTGTTATAACCACTGTCAGATCATCAAGGTCTGATAAAATCCAAGTAAGGGTTGATGGTGATTATGATCCTTCTAATATAACGTTTAAAGTAATAGAATTGCTTAGGGAGAAATCACAGATCATAGAGGGGCTTATGATCCATTATAATTTTGAAGTTCCCATGGGTTGCGGGTTCGGCGCATCAGCCGCCTGCGCACTTGGAACAGTCCTTGGCATAGCTAGGATGCTAGAAATCCCCATAACCTTTAATGAGGCTGCTTCAATCGCCCACCGAGCAGAGGTAGAACTTAAAACAGGATTGGGGGATGTTATGGGAGAATCGGTTGGTGGTATAGTTTTAAGGTTGAAGGAGGGTGCTCCGGGTTATGGTTTAACCGATAGAATAATCCATGAACCATTATATGTGGTATGCAAGGCCTTTGGTGAACTTGACACCACCATGATACTTAAAGATCCTAAGAAAAAAAGGATGATAAATCTTATAGGTTCTGGGATGCTCCCAAAACTACTAAAGGATCCCAAGCCAGAAAATTTTATGCGATTGTCATATGAATTCGCAGAGAAGACTAAACTTTTAACCTCAAATGTGAAAGAAAGCCTTGAAATAGTCAAAGAAGAGGTTATAGGGGCTTCTATGGCAATGCTTGGGGATACAATATTCGCACTCTCAAAGCATCCTGACACAAGCCTTTCAGATCCCATAATAGCCAAAGTAGACCCAAAAGGCGCCAGATTTCTCAAATAA
- a CDS encoding SAM-dependent methyltransferase, which translates to MIKIVYDIEIYRKNLRDLIREDDTVVELGPHIGGSTRIIAEKTPRGRIIAVDKSPQAYEAMKNLEREYPHLKFIMGDVRRHETLEAVHKDIGSCDVLAVDLGGGYHPDTTFKVYFIWSSTLKPRASIIRNKGLLDFANSSRMDENIASTKGWLESSSQGGVPPRLKEFKLWSEKLY; encoded by the coding sequence ATGATAAAAATAGTATATGACATTGAAATTTATAGGAAAAACCTCAGGGATCTTATAAGGGAAGACGATACTGTAGTGGAATTAGGACCCCACATAGGCGGTTCAACGAGGATAATCGCGGAAAAAACCCCAAGAGGTAGGATTATAGCCGTCGACAAAAGCCCGCAAGCATATGAGGCCATGAAGAACCTTGAAAGGGAATACCCCCACCTCAAGTTCATCATGGGGGATGTTAGACGCCATGAAACCCTAGAAGCAGTCCACAAGGACATAGGATCATGTGATGTCCTGGCAGTGGACCTTGGGGGTGGCTATCATCCAGACACAACATTCAAAGTATACTTCATATGGTCCTCAACACTAAAACCAAGAGCATCCATTATAAGGAACAAGGGTTTGCTAGATTTTGCAAACTCTTCGAGAATGGATGAGAACATAGCATCAACCAAGGGTTGGCTCGAATCAAGCAGCCAAGGTGGCGTGCCTCCAAGATTAAAAGAATTCAAGCTCTGGTCTGAAAAATTATACTAA
- a CDS encoding 2-amino-3,7-dideoxy-D-threo-hept-6-ulosonate synthase, with protein sequence MIGKIIRMERIINRETGRTVIVPMDHGVSIGPVPGLLDMTKIIDQVATGGANAVLIHKGIVVTGHRGYGRDIGLIVHLSASTSLGPDPNHKVLVTSVEKALKLGADAVSVHVNVGSEREPEMLLKLGTVAETCDEWGMPLIAMMYPRGKKIKDEHDPEVVKLAARAGAELGADIIKTNYTGDPDTFKEVVEGCPVPVVIAGGPKVETEEELLQMVKDSIEAGGAGVAIGRNIFQAESPEKMTKAIAAIVHDEIDVEEALKML encoded by the coding sequence ATGATAGGTAAAATAATTAGAATGGAGAGAATAATAAACCGTGAAACAGGCAGAACGGTCATAGTACCAATGGACCATGGAGTCTCAATAGGCCCAGTCCCCGGCCTACTGGACATGACCAAGATAATAGACCAGGTAGCTACAGGAGGAGCCAACGCAGTTCTAATACATAAGGGGATAGTTGTAACAGGACATAGAGGATACGGGAGAGACATAGGCTTGATAGTCCACCTTTCAGCCAGCACAAGCCTAGGACCAGACCCAAACCATAAAGTCCTCGTAACTTCAGTAGAAAAAGCCCTGAAACTTGGAGCTGACGCAGTATCCGTGCACGTCAACGTAGGATCCGAAAGAGAACCCGAAATGTTATTAAAACTTGGAACAGTAGCGGAAACTTGTGACGAATGGGGGATGCCACTCATAGCAATGATGTACCCAAGAGGCAAGAAAATCAAAGACGAACACGACCCAGAAGTCGTCAAACTCGCGGCAAGAGCCGGAGCCGAACTCGGAGCAGATATAATAAAAACAAACTACACAGGAGACCCTGACACATTCAAAGAAGTTGTAGAAGGATGCCCCGTGCCAGTAGTCATAGCAGGAGGGCCCAAAGTCGAAACAGAAGAAGAACTATTACAGATGGTTAAAGATTCAATAGAAGCTGGCGGGGCTGGAGTAGCGATAGGAAGGAACATATTCCAGGCAGAATCCCCAGAAAAGATGACAAAGGCCATAGCAGCCATAGTACACGATGAAATAGACGTTGAAGAAGCGCTAAAGATGCTATAA
- a CDS encoding 3-dehydroquinate synthase II encodes MKFAWIKTPEAEWEEKKTLITTALESGIDHILDREDVERIHKLGNIKVIADDEDADIILVGVNGEGDGTFPLPSDLEDSKDLMAAKSLKRQGKPIAAYVEIKGKRYEELARLLGKTVDYLILVGKDWKIIPLENIIADLQEEDVKLVAAVSDEKEAKTALETLEHGTDGVLIEPENPSQIKKIAKLIEDIKMGYYELKPATITRLEPVGSGDRVCVDTCSIMDIGEGMLIGSYSQGLFLVHSESLESEYVESRPFRVNAGPVHAYVMTPDHKTKYLSELEAGDEVLIVDKDGKTRPAIVGRVKIEKRPLLLVEAEYEGMKLRTLLQNAETIRLVSEKGEPVSVSELKEGDKILVYVEEAARHFGMAIKEAIIEK; translated from the coding sequence ATGAAATTTGCTTGGATAAAAACACCAGAAGCTGAATGGGAAGAGAAAAAAACCCTCATAACAACTGCACTCGAATCAGGCATAGACCATATACTAGACCGGGAAGACGTTGAAAGGATACACAAACTTGGAAACATAAAAGTCATAGCCGATGACGAAGATGCTGACATCATACTAGTAGGGGTTAATGGTGAAGGAGACGGCACATTTCCACTACCCAGCGACCTAGAAGATTCAAAGGACCTTATGGCAGCAAAGAGCCTTAAAAGGCAAGGCAAACCCATAGCAGCCTACGTGGAGATAAAAGGTAAAAGGTATGAAGAACTTGCAAGACTCCTAGGCAAGACAGTAGACTACCTCATCCTAGTAGGAAAAGACTGGAAGATAATACCCCTTGAGAATATAATAGCAGACCTCCAAGAAGAAGATGTTAAACTAGTAGCCGCAGTATCAGATGAAAAAGAAGCAAAAACAGCCCTAGAAACACTGGAACATGGAACCGATGGGGTTCTCATAGAACCAGAAAATCCATCACAAATAAAAAAAATCGCGAAATTAATCGAAGATATAAAAATGGGCTACTATGAACTCAAACCAGCCACTATAACAAGACTAGAACCAGTAGGCTCTGGTGACAGGGTCTGCGTAGACACCTGCTCAATAATGGACATAGGAGAAGGAATGCTCATAGGCTCATACTCCCAAGGATTATTCCTAGTTCACAGCGAATCCCTAGAAAGCGAATACGTGGAATCAAGACCATTCCGGGTTAACGCGGGCCCAGTACATGCGTATGTGATGACACCAGACCATAAGACCAAGTATCTTTCAGAACTTGAAGCAGGCGATGAGGTTTTAATTGTTGACAAAGATGGTAAGACAAGACCAGCTATAGTTGGCAGGGTTAAAATCGAAAAGAGACCTTTGCTCCTTGTGGAGGCAGAATATGAGGGCATGAAACTAAGAACACTATTACAGAACGCTGAGACAATACGCCTAGTCAGTGAAAAAGGCGAGCCCGTGTCGGTCTCAGAGTTAAAAGAAGGTGATAAGATACTAGTATATGTTGAGGAGGCTGCGAGACACTTTGGAATGGCCATAAAAGAGGCCATAATAGAAAAGTAG
- the thpR gene encoding RNA 2',3'-cyclic phosphodiesterase: MEKIRSFLAIDVDNTLKDKIIEAQKVLEGADAQLKFVEPENLHFTLKFFGQIDNKMIEELSRVIKESIGSYKPFKLKIEGVGVFPNKNYMRVIWLGAENPNEFSKIQKTLDEEFKKLGFKKEKSYIPHLTIARVKGGKNKDKLLEKIEEIEDIKIGEMQIKELKLKKSELRPEGPKYTTIKTFKL; the protein is encoded by the coding sequence ATGGAGAAAATAAGAAGTTTCCTTGCAATTGACGTGGACAACACACTCAAAGACAAAATAATAGAAGCCCAAAAAGTCCTAGAGGGGGCTGATGCCCAATTAAAATTCGTAGAACCAGAAAATTTACACTTCACCCTAAAATTTTTCGGCCAAATAGACAATAAGATGATAGAAGAACTCTCAAGGGTAATCAAGGAAAGTATAGGATCATACAAGCCATTTAAGCTTAAAATAGAAGGCGTGGGGGTATTCCCGAATAAAAATTATATGAGGGTGATCTGGCTAGGAGCCGAAAATCCCAATGAGTTTTCAAAAATCCAAAAAACACTTGACGAGGAATTCAAAAAATTAGGATTTAAAAAAGAGAAAAGTTACATACCACACCTCACCATAGCCCGGGTCAAAGGGGGGAAAAACAAAGACAAACTACTGGAAAAAATAGAAGAAATTGAGGACATTAAAATAGGGGAAATGCAAATAAAAGAATTAAAACTTAAAAAAAGCGAACTAAGACCAGAAGGACCAAAATACACAACCATCAAAACATTCAAACTATGA
- the cca gene encoding CCA tRNA nucleotidyltransferase produces the protein MKMDYEKIISKITPKKQEKEAVRRFTNKLIKTINNIAEKENIKAKATVVGSVAKGTWLRGEADIDIFIKFPLETPEEKLKEDGLYLGYECIKAMGGQAEERYAAHPYVTGHMKGYEVDLVPCYDIEDASQLKSAVDRTILHTRYIKKNLKKEQIKEVLLLKKFMKAIGAYGSEFKVGGFAGYLCELLIIAYGSFQSVLEAAALKWRKGQIIDIEGHGTGKYFDDPLIVIDPTDKNRNVAAALTQQKLSEFIIVARNFLENPKEEYFQEVKYSHDKGKLQARFMERGSKCIILEFNPPSVPADTLYPQLKKTMDTLVSHFSREGFKVNRSAYWTDEKKISLIIFEFETWKLPAYKKHMGPKIWSRRHTKRFYKKYGERIWIEDDRLFVERKRKTTKPESYLKNLLERIEYLGVGKHVKEELKKGYKILNIKEYFKGEHSQEVLEFLDAFLNPGKHLWRS, from the coding sequence ATGAAAATGGATTATGAGAAAATAATCTCAAAGATAACACCAAAAAAACAAGAAAAAGAAGCTGTTAGAAGATTCACCAATAAGTTAATCAAAACCATAAACAACATAGCAGAAAAAGAGAACATAAAAGCTAAGGCCACAGTTGTAGGATCAGTTGCCAAGGGCACTTGGCTCAGGGGAGAAGCAGACATAGACATATTTATAAAATTCCCCCTTGAAACGCCAGAAGAAAAACTCAAAGAGGATGGCTTATACCTCGGCTATGAATGCATAAAAGCCATGGGAGGCCAAGCAGAGGAAAGATACGCTGCACACCCCTATGTTACCGGTCACATGAAAGGATATGAGGTTGACCTTGTACCATGCTACGATATAGAGGATGCCTCACAGCTCAAATCAGCAGTAGACCGGACAATACTACATACAAGATACATCAAAAAAAATTTAAAAAAAGAACAGATAAAAGAAGTATTATTACTTAAAAAGTTCATGAAAGCCATAGGAGCATACGGATCAGAGTTCAAGGTAGGCGGATTCGCAGGTTACCTCTGCGAGCTACTCATAATAGCATATGGAAGCTTTCAAAGCGTTTTGGAAGCTGCTGCATTGAAATGGAGAAAGGGCCAAATAATAGACATCGAAGGGCATGGTACTGGTAAATATTTCGACGACCCACTAATTGTTATAGACCCCACAGACAAGAATAGGAATGTTGCAGCAGCACTCACCCAACAAAAACTTTCAGAGTTCATAATAGTGGCGCGCAATTTCCTAGAGAACCCAAAAGAAGAATATTTCCAAGAAGTGAAATATTCACATGATAAGGGGAAACTCCAGGCCAGGTTCATGGAAAGGGGGAGCAAATGCATCATCCTAGAATTTAACCCCCCAAGTGTGCCAGCAGATACCTTGTATCCTCAACTGAAAAAAACCATGGACACTTTAGTATCACATTTTTCACGGGAAGGGTTCAAGGTAAACAGAAGCGCTTATTGGACTGATGAGAAAAAAATTAGCCTAATCATATTCGAATTCGAAACATGGAAGCTACCAGCCTATAAGAAGCATATGGGGCCGAAGATTTGGTCAAGGAGGCACACGAAGAGATTTTATAAAAAGTATGGTGAGAGGATCTGGATAGAAGATGACCGCCTTTTCGTAGAGAGGAAAAGAAAAACCACTAAACCAGAATCATACCTTAAAAACCTACTAGAGAGGATAGAATACCTAGGAGTTGGTAAACATGTGAAAGAGGAGCTCAAAAAAGGTTACAAGATCCTTAACATAAAAGAATACTTCAAGGGTGAACATTCACAAGAGGTCTTGGAATTCTTGGATGCTTTCCTAAACCCTGGAAAACACCTATGGAGATCCTAG
- the priS gene encoding DNA primase catalytic subunit PriS yields the protein MFQEATPKDRKKYYTREWRIEKIPDFIRENIHLREFGFDHTGQGPNDRYKFFPNEKLLTKFIRYRAPYAAYSSVALYDRPWKREGWISSELVFDVDAKDIPVRPCKCDNVCEKCLDQAKEIVAMIIDTLEDDLGLEEIHIIYSGRGYHIRVLDPIILKSDSEVRSQILKYVIGGDVPRLSYTDFDGNIRNLDHFMVPLGYPKVFTERSRYIILHLNGDERIEDITRQTMNKILEYRNLIRADRWGEFKGIIGPMVYKRLIKGVAKLNLQLVDARVTVDLKRILRLPSSLHSKVSMICTHVDDLESFDPLRDAVPDFVKEKS from the coding sequence ATATTCCAGGAAGCAACACCAAAAGATAGAAAAAAATATTATACAAGAGAATGGAGAATAGAAAAAATACCAGATTTTATAAGGGAAAATATCCACCTTAGAGAATTCGGATTCGACCATACAGGCCAAGGCCCAAATGACAGATACAAATTCTTCCCTAATGAAAAACTTCTCACAAAATTCATAAGATATAGAGCCCCCTATGCAGCCTACTCCTCTGTGGCATTATATGATAGGCCATGGAAACGTGAAGGTTGGATATCATCAGAACTAGTATTTGATGTCGACGCCAAGGACATCCCAGTAAGACCATGTAAATGTGATAATGTATGCGAAAAATGCCTCGATCAGGCAAAAGAGATAGTGGCCATGATCATAGACACCCTAGAGGATGATCTCGGCCTAGAAGAAATCCATATTATATACTCTGGTAGAGGCTACCATATACGTGTATTAGATCCCATCATACTCAAATCAGATTCCGAGGTTCGAAGCCAGATATTAAAATATGTTATAGGTGGAGACGTCCCAAGGTTATCATACACAGATTTTGACGGTAATATACGCAATTTAGACCATTTCATGGTCCCATTGGGTTATCCTAAGGTTTTCACAGAAAGGAGTCGTTATATTATATTGCATTTGAACGGGGATGAAAGAATTGAGGATATAACACGTCAAACAATGAATAAAATCCTAGAATATAGGAATCTTATAAGAGCCGATAGATGGGGAGAATTTAAGGGTATCATAGGACCCATGGTATATAAAAGGCTTATAAAAGGTGTTGCCAAGTTAAACCTTCAACTGGTGGATGCTAGGGTGACAGTTGACCTTAAAAGGATATTGAGACTTCCCAGTTCATTACACTCTAAGGTGAGTATGATCTGCACCCATGTAGATGATCTTGAAAGTTTTGACCCTCTGAGGGATGCTGTGCCAGATTTTGTGAAGGAAAAATCCTAG
- a CDS encoding DNA primase, with protein sequence MISTFFINPFSQEAKKIVKANGDLNKIIEENERLLNIIEYTTGQILDDDSKIPGSLWELSIKRIEWYLEKKNRQRYQPGYYRFLFNPKIAKFDVITFHILAQAIGAKFNPNSRESRIFIESEGEIVKERILRIEHQIRDDIISKILRELLNCEKPHWIQLEKLLENRRIKLTELILNDGKVILDKSAPKRIQQIINPIRENIIPALIMQETQEYLHKVHEMAAKIEPHPILVELADKIQEKISQEFFIPKKTGPGTIKASKLDFDAFPPCIKNTMKGVKAGNRNDAIVLLLTSFLSYARLYPAVFKERKPHKVSDFDPTLNITLNEILPIIYEAADNCEPPLFQDDPQEKLNITAKLGFGLHETPKLENEGESKWYTPMSCEKIKIHLPILCKPDNLCEKIQNPLTYYNRKRWQKKKEKGDKDIPGSNTKR encoded by the coding sequence ATGATATCTACATTTTTCATAAACCCATTTTCACAAGAAGCAAAGAAAATTGTAAAAGCCAACGGAGACCTTAACAAGATCATAGAAGAGAATGAAAGACTCCTTAATATCATAGAATACACTACTGGCCAGATACTTGATGATGATTCTAAGATACCTGGAAGCCTCTGGGAACTTTCAATTAAAAGGATTGAATGGTACCTGGAAAAGAAGAACCGTCAAAGGTATCAGCCAGGATATTACAGGTTTCTTTTCAACCCTAAAATAGCAAAATTTGACGTTATAACATTCCATATACTAGCACAGGCCATAGGCGCAAAATTCAACCCAAATTCCAGGGAAAGCCGCATATTCATAGAATCAGAGGGTGAAATCGTTAAAGAAAGGATTTTAAGGATCGAACACCAAATAAGGGATGATATAATATCTAAGATCCTAAGGGAGCTGTTAAACTGTGAAAAACCACACTGGATCCAACTAGAAAAACTTCTAGAAAACAGAAGAATAAAACTAACCGAGTTAATCCTCAATGATGGTAAAGTCATCCTAGACAAATCAGCCCCTAAAAGAATCCAACAGATAATCAACCCCATAAGAGAAAATATCATACCAGCACTTATAATGCAAGAAACCCAAGAATACCTCCATAAAGTCCATGAGATGGCTGCGAAGATCGAACCACACCCCATACTAGTAGAATTAGCGGACAAAATCCAGGAAAAGATAAGCCAGGAGTTCTTCATCCCCAAAAAAACCGGGCCTGGAACAATAAAAGCCTCCAAATTAGACTTTGACGCTTTCCCACCTTGTATAAAAAATACTATGAAAGGCGTTAAAGCCGGTAACAGAAACGATGCTATAGTACTATTACTCACAAGCTTCTTATCCTATGCAAGATTATACCCAGCTGTTTTCAAAGAGAGAAAACCTCACAAGGTTTCAGACTTCGATCCCACACTCAACATAACACTAAATGAAATACTACCAATTATATATGAAGCCGCTGATAACTGCGAACCACCACTATTCCAAGACGACCCACAAGAAAAACTTAACATCACGGCAAAACTCGGATTTGGATTACATGAAACACCAAAACTAGAAAATGAAGGGGAAAGCAAATGGTACACCCCAATGAGCTGTGAAAAAATAAAAATACACCTACCAATACTGTGCAAGCCCGATAATTTATGCGAAAAAATCCAAAATCCACTCACATACTACAACAGGAAACGATGGCAAAAAAAGAAAGAAAAGGGTGATAAGGATATTCCAGGAAGCAACACCAAAAGATAG
- a CDS encoding 4Fe-4S binding protein yields the protein MLVTWKGLYVSDYKSFFMGYRSLKREILKKCEEFGVGLVGFAPAERWENPPRELPHKFSEWIPEEFHPKSIYPEVATVIVIGFPIQLPILETAPSIYYHELYKTVNSLLDLRAYELSIFLNERGYPSIYLPRDGYATVEVLLEKPFAFFSHKHAAYLAGLGSFGQSNLLLTREYGPRVRFTSVFTGASVDPDPLNVEDLCTRCLRCARSCPVGAIQVKGEFPPPIDKKLCAMRSADLWSKHKSPCGICIKVCPVGEDRRLFDRMDMSIYEGDGSLEYRRAWDHVRKYGTF from the coding sequence TTGTTAGTCACATGGAAGGGATTATATGTGAGTGATTATAAGAGTTTTTTTATGGGTTATAGGTCTTTGAAGAGGGAAATTTTGAAGAAATGTGAGGAGTTTGGAGTCGGTCTTGTGGGTTTTGCGCCGGCTGAGAGGTGGGAGAACCCCCCAAGGGAGCTTCCTCACAAGTTTTCTGAGTGGATACCTGAGGAATTTCATCCTAAGTCGATATACCCAGAAGTTGCTACTGTTATTGTGATAGGATTTCCTATTCAGTTGCCTATTTTGGAGACTGCACCATCTATCTATTATCATGAATTATATAAGACTGTGAATTCACTTTTGGATTTGAGAGCTTATGAACTTTCAATTTTTCTTAATGAGAGGGGTTATCCTTCTATTTATCTGCCACGGGATGGTTATGCTACTGTGGAAGTGTTGCTTGAGAAGCCATTTGCTTTTTTCTCTCATAAACATGCTGCTTATCTTGCAGGTTTGGGCTCTTTTGGCCAGAGTAATCTTCTTTTGACTAGGGAGTATGGGCCGAGGGTCAGGTTTACTTCCGTATTCACTGGTGCTTCTGTAGATCCTGATCCTCTGAATGTTGAGGATTTATGTACAAGGTGTCTTAGGTGTGCGAGGAGTTGTCCAGTGGGTGCTATACAGGTGAAGGGGGAGTTCCCACCACCTATTGATAAGAAACTTTGTGCTATGAGGAGTGCGGATCTTTGGAGTAAGCATAAATCGCCTTGCGGTATTTGTATCAAGGTTTGCCCTGTGGGTGAAGATAGACGATTATTTGATCGGATGGACATGTCAATATATGAGGGTGACGGTTCATTGGAGTATAGGCGGGCTTGGGATCATGTAAGAAAGTATGGGACTTTTTAG